The proteins below come from a single Branchiostoma floridae strain S238N-H82 chromosome 5, Bfl_VNyyK, whole genome shotgun sequence genomic window:
- the LOC118416133 gene encoding uncharacterized protein LOC118416133, protein MADDQTTAETAEQFALRLTTTVSSGFVTLAVAIGVRTGLFVKLGDQNGPRTSAQIAEAAGMKERYVREWLAIMVTARIMEYDREQRTYFLPSHRRDVLKSAQMPEGLRLQAGVATNVADCFKLDGPEGVPYSAYPEFQAWQADIRKQQVETNLVSKFVPMIPGLKERLESGIRVHDAGCGRGIPTLILAQHFRNSTFVGTDLDRDAVQWAATESNRLGLVNTKFQVQDLAKLPADWSDSFDYVLAWDAIHDQADPEVVLREIYRTTKSSGLFSMVDIRGHTELADNLDDPAAPMLYGASLLHCMPVSLYFGGRGLGTMWGQELAVSMLREARFTNIRCLDVPDSPANLHFLCQKP, encoded by the exons ATGGCGGACGACCAGACCACAGCGGAGACGGCCGAGCAGTTCGCCCTAAGGCTGACCACAACTGTCTCGTCTGGGTTCGTGACATTGGCGGTGGCCATAGGCGTACGTACGGGTCTGTTCGTCAAGTTGGGTGACCAAAACGGGCCACGCACATCTGCGCAGATAGCAGAAGCTGCAGGCATGAAGGAAAG GTACGTTCGTGAGTGGTTGGCTATCATGGTGACGGCCCGGATCATGGAGTACGACAGGGAGCAGCGGACGTACTTCCTTCCGTCTCACCGCCGGGACGTTCTGAAGTCCGCCCAAATGCCGGAGGGCCTGCGGCTGCAGGCCGGCGTAGCCACGAATGTGGCCGACTGCTTCAAGCTGGACGGACCCGAGG GTGTGCCGTATTCAGCTTATCCTGAGTTTCAAGCTTGGCAAGCAGACATAAGGAAGCAACAGGTGGAAACTAACCTGGTGTCAAAATTTGTACCGATGATACCCGGACTGAAGGAACGTTTGG AGTCTGGTATCAGAGTCCATGACGCTGGATGCGGTAGGGGAATCCCCACCCTCATCCTAGCGCAGCACTTCCGTAACAGCACGTTCGTCGGCACCGACCTCGATCGTGACGCCGTCCAGTGGGCGGCCACGGAGAGTAAccggcttggtttggtcaacacCAAGTTCCAGGTGCAGGACCTGGCCAAACTGCCCGCTGATTGGTCAGATTCGTTCGACTACGTGCTCGCGTGGGACGCGATACACGACCAGGCTGATCCGGAAGTCGTGCTTCGGGAAATATACCGGACGACCAAGTCCAGTGGTCTGTTCTCGATGGTCGACATAAGAGGCCACACTGAGTTAGCGGACAACCTTGACGACCCGGCGGCCCCGATGCTGTACGGCGCCAGCTTACTGCACTGTATGCCCGTATCGCTGTACTTTGGGGGGAGGGGTCTGGGCACCATGTGGGGGCAGGAGCTAGCGGTATCCATGCTGCGGGAGGCCCGATTCACTAACATCCGGTGCCTCGATGTGCCCGACAGTCCTGCCAATCTTCACTTCCTGTGTCAGAAGCCATGA